In Luteitalea sp., one genomic interval encodes:
- a CDS encoding sigma-70 family RNA polymerase sigma factor, with amino-acid sequence MEATEAALLARARAGDSDAFGELVKRHSRGVFAVAFRVTGNEHDAEDVVQETFIKAYRQLGRFEERARFSTWLTRIAANCAVDLLRSRSNREPANGETEMGGAASEACPCLAPLPDRAALGGEVRERIQVAMAELTAMERAAFVLRHFEGESIEVISAELGLKASATKHSIFRAVRKMRAALEPFVRPAAAPRGSAGSSGNRPVFAKRADV; translated from the coding sequence ATGGAGGCGACCGAGGCCGCACTCCTGGCGCGGGCTCGCGCCGGTGATTCGGACGCGTTTGGCGAATTGGTCAAGCGCCACAGCCGGGGTGTGTTCGCGGTCGCGTTTCGTGTGACCGGCAACGAGCACGATGCCGAGGATGTCGTCCAGGAGACGTTCATCAAGGCCTATCGCCAGCTCGGGCGGTTCGAGGAACGGGCGCGCTTCAGTACCTGGCTGACGCGCATCGCTGCGAACTGCGCAGTTGACCTCCTGCGCTCCCGATCCAACCGTGAGCCGGCGAATGGTGAGACAGAAATGGGAGGTGCGGCATCGGAAGCGTGCCCTTGTTTGGCGCCGCTGCCAGATCGGGCGGCTCTTGGCGGTGAGGTGCGTGAACGTATCCAGGTCGCGATGGCGGAGTTGACCGCCATGGAGCGGGCCGCATTCGTGCTACGCCATTTCGAAGGGGAATCAATCGAGGTGATCAGCGCAGAGCTCGGGCTGAAGGCGAGCGCGACCAAGCACAGCATCTTTCGTGCGGTGCGAAAGATGCGCGCGGCGCTCGAGCCGTTCGTGCGCCCGGCCGCGGCTCCTCGAGGAAGCGCAGGGTCGAGCGGGAACCGACCCGTGTTCGCCAAGCGGGCAGACGTGTGA